The following are encoded together in the Budorcas taxicolor isolate Tak-1 chromosome 4, Takin1.1, whole genome shotgun sequence genome:
- the TFPI2 gene encoding tissue factor pathway inhibitor 2, whose product MDSVRPLWLMLLSLLLVGTALGDAPQAPPGNNAEICLLPLDDGPCRARIPSYYYDRYTQSCREFMYGGCEGNANNFETLEACNEACWKIEKVPKICRLKVNKKQCGELREQYFFNLSSMTCEKFISGGCHSNENRFPDKASCMDFCAPKRAPAFCYSPKDEGLCSANVTRYYFNPRHKACEAFTYTGCGGNDNNFVNLKDCKRTCVKALKKEKNKKMPRLLFANRRLKIKKQF is encoded by the exons ATGGACTCGGTTCGCCCCCTCTGGCTGATGCTTCTGTCGCTGCTCCTCGTGGGAACTGCGCTGGGTGATGCCCCGCAGGCGCCGCCAG GAAATAACGCGGAGATCTGCCTCCTGCCCCTGGACGACGGGCCCTGCCGGGCGCGGATCCCCAGTTACTACTACGACAGGTACACGCAGAGCTGCCGCGAATTCATGTACGGAGGCTGCGAGGGCAATGCCAACAATTTTGAAACTTTGGAGGCCTGCAACGAAGCATGCTGGAAGATTGAGA AAGTTCCCAAAATTTGCCGGTTAAAAGTGAATAAGAAGCAGTGTGGGGAGCTCAGAGAACAGTATTTCTTCAATCTAAGTTCTATGACCTGTGAAAAGTTCATATCTGGTGGGTGTCACAGCAATGAGAACCGGTTCCCAGATAAAGCTTCATGTATGGACTTCTGTGCGCCAAAGAGAG cTCCAGCATTTTGCTACAGCCCAAAAGATGAGGGACTGTGTTCTGCTAATGTCACTCGCTATTATTTTAACCCAAGACACAAAGCCTGTGAGGCCTTCACCTATACTGGCTGTGGAGGGAATGACAATAATTTTGTCAACTTGAAGGACTGCAAACGTACTTGTGTAAAAG ccttgaagaaggaaaagaacaagaaGATGCCAAGACTTCTCTTTGCCAATAGAAGACTGAAAATTAAGAAGCAGTTTTAA